Proteins from a single region of Juglans microcarpa x Juglans regia isolate MS1-56 chromosome 5S, Jm3101_v1.0, whole genome shotgun sequence:
- the LOC121268583 gene encoding pentatricopeptide repeat-containing protein At4g13650, with product MLMTPISLPWSYPRSLFGYFPRAFRHQSTLKTAPNLHKGIPPRHSFLTNPYLLLKNNLANLARFSNTAISNAFDDFPVQEDEGNPKGIDFLHIMEERGIRANHQTYLWLLEGCLNYGSLLCGQKLHGKILKLGFDSEHVLCDRIIDVYVACGDLDGAVKVLDDMHNRSVSSWNRIINGFAANKLTGRVLGLFRRMTAEKMSPDETTFAGVLRACGSSNVSFHHVEKIHARIICHGFGAHTRVCNLLIYLYLRNGFIDSAKKIFDRLYFKNSVSWVAMMSGLSQNEHEVESIHLFCQMHTSGIAPTPYIFSSVLSACAKIELFDVGEQLHGLVFKEGFSCETYVCNALVTLYSRSGNLTSAEQIFSKMRYGDGVSYNSMISGLAQQGYSDRALELFKEMQLDCLKPDCVTVASLLSACASIGALHTGRQLHSYAMKAGMSSDLILEGSLLDLYVKCSDIDTAHKFFLATETDNVVLWNVMLVAYGQLGSLSDSFEIFRQMQIEGMLPNQFTYPSLLKTCTSVGALYLGEQIHTQVIKTGFQLNVYVCSVLIDMYAKHGKLDTALQILRRLTEEDVVSWTALVAGHAQHGMFAEALKLFLEMLNRGIRSDNIGFSSAISACAGIQALNQGQQIHAKSCVSGYSDDPSIGNSLVSLYARCGRIKEAYLAFEKIDDRDNISWNALISGFAQHGYCEEALKVFVHMTKAGVEVNLFTFASAVSAAANIANKKAGKQIHAMILKTGYSSETEVSNVLITLYAKCGGIDDAEREFLAMVEKNEVSWNALITGYSQHGYGIKALHLFEEMKKLGMMPNHITFVGVLTACSHVGMVNEGLDYFESMSKEHGLAPKPEHYVCVVNLLSRAGFLSRARRFVEDMPTKPDAMVWRTLLSACIVHKSMEIGEFAARHLLELEPEDSATYVLLSNIYAVAGKWDSRDYARQMMKNRGVKKEPGRSWIEVKNSIHAFFVGDRLHPLADKIYEYLKDLNEQAAEIGYVPDHCTLGVGEQGQRDATVHIHSEKLAIAFGLLSLSNTIPVHVFKNLRVCNDCHNWIKYVSKISNRAIVVRDAYRFHHFEGGICSCRDYW from the coding sequence ATGCTAATGACTCCAATCTCTCTCCCTTGGTCCTATCCACGTTCCTTATTCGGTTACTTCCCGCGTGCATTCAGACACCAAAGCACTCTCAAAACCGCGCCAAATCTTCATAAGGGGATCCCACCACGCCATTCGTTTCTGACAAATCCGTATCTATtgcttaaaaataatttagctAATTTAGCTCGTTTTAGTAACACTGCGATATCCAATGCGTTTGACGACTTCCCAGTCCAAGAAGATGAAGGAAACCCAAAGGGAATTGATTTCCTCCATATCATGGAAGAGCGTGGAATTCGAGCGAATCATCAGACCTATCTATGGCTTTTAGAAGGGTGTTTGAATTATGGTTCCTTATTGTGTGGTCAGAAGCTTCATGGAAAGATTTTGAAGTTGGGTTTTGATTCGGAGCATGTTTTGTGTGATCGAATTATCGATGTGTACGTTGCCTGCGGTGATTTAGATGGTGCAGTTAAGGTTCTTGATGATATGCATAATAGAAGTGTATCTTCCTGGAATAGAATAATCAATGGATTTGCTGCGAACAAGTTGACTGGTCGGGTATTGGGTCTCTTTCGTCGGATGACGGCTGAGAAAATGAGTCCGGATGAAACAACATTTGCTGGAGTCTTAAGGGCGTGCGGGAGTAGTAATGTTTCCTTCCACCATGTGGAGAAGATTCATGCTAGGATTATTTGTCATGGTTTTGGTGCCCATACACGTGTATGTAATctcttgatttatttatatttgagaaacGGGTTTATAGATTCTGCTAAAAAGATCTTTGATAGATTATATTTCAAGAATAGTGTTTCTTGGGTGGCGATGATGTCAGGTTTATCTCAGAATGAACATGAAGTAGAATCCATTCACTTATTTTGCCAGATGCATACATCGGGAATTGCCCCTACTCCTTATATCTTTTCAAGTGTTCTAAGTGCCTGCGCCAAGATAGAGTTGTTTGATGTGGGAGAGCAGCTTCATGGTCTTGTTTTTAAGGAGGGGTTTTCTTGTGAGACGTATGTATGCAATGCTCTTGTTACATTGTATTCCCGCTCAGGGAACTTGACATCTGCTGAACAGATTTTCAGCAAAATGCGATATGGGGATGGTGTTTCATATAATTCAATGATCTCAGGGCTAGCTCAGCAGGGTTATAGTGATAGGGCTCTGGAATTGTTTAAGGAGATGCAGCTTGATTGCTTGAAACCAGATTGTGTTACAGTTGCAAGTTTGTTGAGTGCCTGTGCATCTATTGGAGCTCTTCATACAGGAAGGCAACTTCACTCATATGCAATGAAAGCTGGAATGTCTTCAGATCTCATTCTTGAAGGTTCTCTGCTGGATCTTTATGTGAAATGCTCAGACATAGATACTGcccataaattttttcttgcaaCAGAGACTGATAATGTGGTCCTATGGAATGTGATGTTAGTCGCTTATGGGCAGTTAGGTAGTCTGAGTGATTCGTTTGAAATATTTAGACAGATGCAGATTGAAGGCATGTtacccaatcaatttacttatCCAAGTTTACTGAAAACATGTACCTCTGTGGGAGCTCTTTATCTAGGAGAGCAGATTCATACTCAAGTCATAAAGACTGGGTTTCAGCTCAATGTTTACGTTTGCAGTGTGCTTATAGATATGTATGCAAAGCATGGAAAACTTGATACTGCCCTGCAAATCCTCAGACGACTAACTGAGGAAGATGTTGTCTCTTGGACAGCTTTGGTTGCTGGCCATGCACAGCATGGTATGTTTGCCGAGGCTCTTAAGCTTTTTTTAGAAATGTTAAATCGAGGGATCCGATCTGATAATATTGGGTTTTCAAGTGCCATAAGTGCATGTGCCGGTATTCAAGCCCTCAACCAAGGACAGCAAATACATGCTAAATCATGTGTCTCTGGTTACTCAGATGATCCTTCAATTGGGAATTCACTTGTCAGTCTTTATGCTAGATGTGGTAGAATTAAAGAAGCATATTtagcatttgaaaaaattgatgataGAGATAATATATCATGGAATGCATTGATATCGGGGTTTGCACAGCATGGGTACTGTGAGGAAGCACTAAAAGTATTTGTTCATATGACCAAAGCTGGAGTAGAAGTTAATTTATTCACATTTGCCTCTGCAGTTAGTGCAGCTGCCAACATAGCAAATAAAAAAGCGGGGAAGCAAATCCATGCTATGATTCTAAAAACTGGGTATAGTTCAGAAACTGAGGTTTCTAATGTTTTAATCACATTGTATGCCAAGTGTGGTGGCATAGATGATGCCGAGAGAGAGTTTCTTGCAATGGtcgaaaaaaatgaggtttctTGGAATGCATTGATTACTGGCTATTCTCAACATGGATATGGTATTAAAGCACTACATCTCTTCGAGGAGATGAAAAAGCTTGGTATGATGCCTAACCATATTACTTTTGTGGGAGTTTTGACAGCCTGTAGCCATGTGGGTATGGTGAACGAGGGGCTTGACTACTTTGAATCCATGAGCAAAGAGCATGGCTTAGCTCCTAAACCTGAGCACTATGTTTGTGTTGTGAATCTTCTTAGTCGGGCTGGTTTCTTGAGCCGTGCAAGAAGATTTGTGGAGGATATGCCAACTAAACCAGATGCAATGGTTTGGAGGACCCTATTAAGTGCTTGTATAGTTCATAAGAGCATGGAAATTGGAGAGTTTGCTGCCCGCCATCTCCTAGAACTAGAGCCCGAAGACTCGGCCACTTACGTTCTACTATCGAATATATATGCAGTGGCTGGGAAATGGGACTCTAGGGATTATGCAAGGCAAATGATGAAAAACAGGGGTGTGAAGAAAGAGCCTGGCCGTAGCTGGATTGAGGTTAAGAATTCAATTCATGCATTCTTTGTTGGTGACCGGCTCCACCCACTAGCAGATAAGATATATGAATACTTGAAAGATTTGAATGAACAGGCAGCTGAAATCGGTTATGTGCCGGACCATTGTACTCTTGGAGTTGGAGAGCAAGGGCAGAGGGATGCAACAGTACATATTCATAGTGAGAAATTGGCAATTGCTTTTGGACTTCTTAGCCTATCCAATACAATTCCCGTGCACGTGTTTAAGAATCTCCGAGTCTGTAATGATTGCCATAATTGGATTAAGTATGTGTCAAAGATTTCAAATCGAGCTATTGTAGTAAGGGATGCATATCGATTTCATCATTTTGAAGGTGGTATTTGTTCATGTAGAGATTACTGGTAA